In Alteromonas mediterranea DE, a single genomic region encodes these proteins:
- a CDS encoding adenosylhomocysteinase, with the protein MYKDFQAELTWASLHMPRTRHAIASLPDLSNVKLACNMHLDLKMAPLVEGLLSRGCDIFLTTCNPTTVQDDVVSYLVDKGATAHAWRDMSDADWSESFDKALAWQPTHLCEMGADLTTRLHENVKANKPVPSIISGLEATGSGINRLNGMAPNYPIFNWDDLPVKEGLHNRHMVGLSAWQTFFQTTHLTLHEKLVVVIGYGLVGQGVAASAKAFGAQVQVAELDPARALQAKYDGWPVVGLDEAASQADVIATATGAYGVVNSKHLDSMKDGAFILNVGHVAQEIDVPYLKNNASHSEPMPYVNAYKLGDKTLYLLADGSMFNLTAGYGDSINAFDVTLAVMAAGIGFIVNEGAKSEKGLYLLPEKAWKGAL; encoded by the coding sequence ATGTACAAAGATTTTCAAGCAGAGTTGACGTGGGCCAGCCTGCATATGCCGCGCACTCGCCACGCTATCGCTTCTTTACCTGACCTGTCTAACGTAAAACTTGCTTGTAACATGCACCTAGACTTAAAGATGGCGCCTTTAGTTGAAGGGCTGCTGTCACGTGGCTGCGATATATTCCTTACTACCTGCAACCCTACCACGGTGCAAGACGATGTGGTTTCTTACTTAGTTGATAAAGGGGCAACAGCCCACGCATGGCGTGATATGAGCGATGCTGACTGGTCTGAATCATTCGATAAAGCACTGGCGTGGCAGCCTACCCATTTATGTGAAATGGGCGCGGACCTCACTACCCGACTGCATGAAAACGTAAAAGCAAACAAGCCAGTCCCTAGCATTATATCGGGGTTAGAAGCAACGGGATCAGGCATTAACCGACTAAACGGTATGGCGCCCAATTACCCCATCTTTAACTGGGACGATTTGCCTGTAAAAGAAGGCCTTCACAACAGGCACATGGTGGGCCTAAGTGCATGGCAAACCTTCTTCCAAACCACCCATTTAACGCTGCACGAAAAGCTGGTTGTCGTAATTGGTTATGGTTTAGTGGGGCAGGGCGTGGCGGCATCGGCTAAAGCGTTTGGGGCACAGGTTCAAGTAGCGGAACTTGACCCTGCAAGAGCGCTTCAGGCGAAATACGACGGTTGGCCAGTGGTTGGTTTAGACGAGGCTGCTAGCCAAGCTGATGTTATTGCCACAGCAACAGGTGCCTACGGCGTAGTAAATTCGAAACACCTGGACAGCATGAAAGACGGGGCGTTTATTTTAAACGTAGGTCATGTAGCGCAAGAAATCGATGTGCCGTACCTTAAAAACAACGCGTCCCACAGCGAGCCAATGCCTTATGTAAATGCTTATAAACTGGGTGATAAAACGCTTTATTTGCTGGCTGATGGTTCTATGTTTAACTTAACCGCGGGCTATGGCGACAGCATCAATGCGTTTGACGTGACGTTAGCGGTTATGGCTGCTGGTATAGGCTTTATCGTCAATGAAGGTGCGAAGAGTGAAAAGGGCCTTTATTTACTGCCTGAAAAGGCATGGAAAGGCGCGCTTTAA
- a CDS encoding sensor histidine kinase encodes MSGFTKISTAIVAVFISCFLLFTCLVYFHIQNNIEEEMTGALNQVREMVRRNVPVSDIEAIVKPSPHLSSKYFSGRLSTDQTQVNTVNQQNVLVPVIIPIKENQYLIVTPFENTELTQNLTFFALVAGLFFATFVLLLFTLSIAVRQRLVPLKQLGDALSKLREGKATQPLPHSDIAEMNRVINQFQQLKSALDAKEKQLIKIDKQLALLQEQERNYLARELHDNVGQLLTTIKAHAYILVNTKERSVVELSAQKVQVMSHQISDAIRKLTAHLHPLVLDRVSLQASLERLVYEQEVAQPGTQWDVSINLKRYQEDTERDIHLYRFVQEAINNVIKHAKATKVSIQIFGDTHSVTVTVKDNGRGLGNHIVENIGMSSMRSRARCIGANCSVASPDEGGVAVSLSLTLRKEPPMLGANVA; translated from the coding sequence ATGTCGGGTTTTACAAAAATATCTACAGCGATAGTGGCCGTTTTCATTAGCTGCTTTTTACTCTTTACCTGTCTTGTTTATTTTCATATACAAAACAATATTGAAGAAGAAATGACAGGCGCACTTAACCAAGTGCGGGAAATGGTCAGACGCAATGTACCTGTTTCTGACATTGAGGCTATTGTTAAGCCAAGTCCTCATTTATCTTCCAAATACTTTTCAGGGCGCTTGAGCACAGACCAAACTCAAGTAAACACCGTTAACCAGCAAAATGTATTAGTGCCCGTTATTATCCCCATAAAAGAGAATCAGTACCTTATTGTCACTCCTTTCGAGAATACGGAGTTAACCCAAAACCTTACGTTTTTTGCTTTAGTGGCAGGCCTTTTCTTTGCAACATTTGTTTTACTACTGTTTACATTAAGCATTGCCGTCAGGCAGCGGCTTGTGCCATTAAAACAGCTTGGCGACGCGCTTTCGAAGTTACGAGAAGGTAAAGCCACACAGCCGCTTCCTCACTCAGATATTGCTGAAATGAACAGGGTAATTAACCAATTCCAGCAGCTAAAAAGCGCGCTAGATGCCAAAGAAAAGCAGCTGATTAAAATCGACAAACAATTGGCGCTACTTCAAGAGCAAGAGCGAAACTATTTAGCCAGGGAGCTTCACGACAACGTGGGGCAATTGCTGACTACGATAAAAGCTCATGCGTATATTCTAGTCAACACTAAAGAGCGTTCGGTGGTAGAGCTTTCGGCTCAGAAAGTGCAGGTGATGTCACACCAAATAAGTGACGCTATAAGAAAACTCACGGCTCACCTTCACCCTCTTGTACTAGATAGAGTATCGCTACAGGCATCGCTTGAGCGCTTAGTATATGAACAAGAAGTAGCGCAACCTGGCACTCAATGGGACGTATCAATTAACCTGAAGCGGTATCAGGAGGATACCGAGCGCGACATCCACCTTTATCGTTTTGTTCAAGAAGCCATTAACAACGTAATTAAACATGCTAAAGCCACAAAGGTTAGCATTCAAATTTTTGGCGATACGCATAGCGTCACTGTGACAGTTAAAGACAATGGTCGAGGCCTTGGAAATCATATAGTAGAAAATATTGGAATGTCGTCAATGCGAAGTCGGGCACGCTGTATTGGCGCAAATTGTAGCGTCGCATCGCCCGATGAAGGCGGAGTTGCCGTGTCGCTCTCTCTAACACTTAGAAAAGAGCCGCCTATGTTAGGCGCAAATGTCGCATGA
- a CDS encoding DUF1439 domain-containing protein, which translates to MRLLLSVALATIFAGCATLSQLSVYTVSNAELEQVLDSQISTLQKKTSLAGIPLFLDVEDMTATIGPDGRDVVQLGAIATARVSAFGLNYPAKVSLSLEGTPYYDSEEKAIFVRSLSLLDSTIDAGGFKGNLAPVSGEFMQLINGYLSTNPVYRLDSTNKAVSLLSAVPLQLSVENGQLALRPKQ; encoded by the coding sequence ATGAGACTTCTACTTTCTGTTGCGCTCGCTACCATTTTTGCTGGCTGCGCCACCCTTTCTCAACTATCGGTTTATACCGTATCCAATGCTGAACTAGAGCAAGTGCTTGATAGCCAGATAAGTACATTACAAAAAAAGACATCACTTGCCGGTATACCTTTGTTTTTAGATGTTGAGGATATGACCGCAACCATAGGCCCAGATGGCAGAGACGTGGTGCAGTTAGGCGCTATTGCTACAGCCCGGGTGAGCGCGTTTGGTTTGAACTATCCGGCTAAAGTCAGCCTGTCTTTAGAAGGCACGCCTTATTACGATAGCGAAGAAAAGGCGATTTTTGTGCGCTCGCTATCGCTGCTTGACAGCACCATTGATGCGGGCGGCTTTAAAGGTAACCTAGCCCCGGTGAGCGGCGAGTTTATGCAGCTTATTAATGGGTACTTGTCGACTAACCCAGTTTACCGATTAGATTCTACCAATAAAGCCGTTAGCTTACTGTCAGCGGTGCCATTGCAGTTGAGCGTAGAGAACGGTCAGCTTGCGTTAAGACCCAAGCAGTAA
- a CDS encoding 7TM diverse intracellular signaling domain-containing protein: MRAFLFFAGFVVISILLCKLAHAKSIDPSGGMQLVNDKLWMLQESGSALSAEEVMAKYEGRLLTKNTSGQVSYGFTNNTIWGVLPVDINTYGEPVTSDPHNLSESFPFLPLVIEIDNAWLDDIDVYFFENGERKHHVTLGDNQIHSARAERARMPSVFYRFTQQQTIVVFRFSSQDPMTIPVYLGQPVIANDKSTENAYFYGALYGSLVILLVYNLVLYSYLKERRYLLYSLYLLSFLAFNFTYTGHGFWWVWSDSVFLQQGLMPTLMFFYLFSAVRLTIEFLNTQLYLPKLY; encoded by the coding sequence ATGAGAGCTTTTCTTTTCTTCGCTGGTTTTGTTGTTATTAGCATCCTATTGTGCAAACTTGCGCATGCGAAAAGCATAGACCCTTCAGGAGGGATGCAGCTAGTTAATGACAAGCTGTGGATGTTGCAGGAAAGTGGCAGTGCACTCTCTGCCGAAGAGGTTATGGCTAAATATGAAGGCCGGTTGCTCACTAAAAACACATCAGGGCAAGTGAGTTATGGGTTTACGAACAACACTATATGGGGTGTTTTGCCTGTTGATATCAATACCTACGGTGAACCCGTAACGAGCGATCCCCATAATCTATCAGAAAGTTTTCCTTTCTTGCCTTTAGTCATAGAAATAGACAACGCTTGGTTGGACGATATTGACGTGTATTTCTTTGAAAACGGCGAAAGAAAGCATCACGTTACATTGGGCGATAACCAAATACACAGCGCGCGGGCCGAGCGCGCTAGAATGCCTTCCGTTTTTTATCGATTTACCCAGCAACAAACTATCGTTGTTTTCAGGTTCTCATCTCAAGACCCCATGACCATTCCGGTTTATCTAGGCCAGCCCGTCATCGCCAACGACAAGTCTACTGAAAACGCCTATTTCTATGGTGCGCTTTACGGTTCATTGGTTATTCTTTTGGTTTATAACTTGGTTTTATATAGCTACCTAAAAGAGCGAAGGTATTTACTATATTCCTTGTACCTTCTTTCTTTTCTGGCTTTTAATTTCACCTATACGGGGCACGGTTTTTGGTGGGTATGGTCTGACTCTGTATTCCTTCAGCAGGGGCTTATGCCCACGCTAATGTTCTTTTACCTTTTTAGCGCCGTACGGTTGACCATTGAGTTTCTCAACACTCAACTTTACTTACCTAAGCTTTACTGA
- a CDS encoding protein adenylyltransferase SelO, with protein sequence MTERIKTIDEFAKHVDYSLLESLNCDPQATQDGNDHNPRQVFSGHYVPVTPTPLTSPKYIAHSETLFAELGLDDSLATSKAFTQLFSGDMSAVPAPMKPFGWATGYALSIYGTEYTQQCPFRTGNGYGDGRAISIVEAVLNGKRWEMQLKGAGRTPYCRGADGRAVLRSSVREFLVQEHMHALGIPTSRSLSLFMSESDSVDRPWYREGSHSYEPEVMVENITAISTRVAPSFLRVGQIELFARRARCDEHEHARDELKAIVMHLIEREYAKEIDTTAPLEEQVIRLAELFRDRLTNLVSQWVRVGYCQGNFNSDNCAAGGFTLDYGPFGFCEFFEADYQPWTGGGRHFSFLNQPIAAQKNFDMFCRSLMTLLEENSAQLSQLNAINDGFSGVMERAMESMWATKLGLASYDHDLLIKLLQLMLRTGVDYNMFFRELSSIPEDMASLTKSFYYPPKAEVMTEWEAWLQSWRERIEKDAEAQGNQTNAIATIAENMQQANPKFTWREWLIVPAYKAAEKGDFTQIHELQNILTAPYDEQSEEVENKYYQLRPLEFFSAGGVAHYSCSS encoded by the coding sequence GTGACAGAACGTATTAAGACAATAGATGAGTTCGCAAAGCACGTAGACTATTCGCTGCTAGAAAGCTTAAATTGCGACCCTCAAGCAACCCAAGATGGTAACGACCACAACCCTCGTCAAGTTTTCTCCGGTCACTATGTGCCGGTTACTCCGACCCCATTAACTTCGCCCAAATATATTGCGCACAGCGAGACCCTGTTTGCCGAATTAGGGTTAGACGACAGTTTGGCAACATCTAAAGCGTTCACGCAGCTCTTTTCAGGGGATATGTCAGCAGTACCTGCACCTATGAAACCATTTGGCTGGGCAACCGGCTACGCACTTTCTATTTACGGTACAGAGTACACACAGCAGTGCCCGTTTAGAACAGGTAACGGCTACGGCGACGGCAGAGCAATTTCTATCGTTGAAGCAGTATTAAACGGCAAACGTTGGGAAATGCAGTTAAAAGGTGCTGGTCGCACGCCTTATTGTCGCGGCGCAGACGGGCGCGCCGTATTGCGCTCAAGCGTGCGCGAATTTTTAGTGCAAGAACACATGCACGCGCTTGGCATTCCGACCTCACGTTCGCTGAGCTTGTTTATGTCTGAATCAGACTCGGTAGACAGGCCGTGGTATCGCGAAGGGTCTCATTCCTATGAACCTGAAGTGATGGTAGAAAATATCACAGCGATATCCACCCGCGTTGCACCGTCATTTTTACGCGTCGGGCAAATTGAGCTTTTTGCACGACGTGCGCGCTGTGATGAACATGAACATGCACGGGACGAATTAAAAGCCATCGTGATGCACCTTATCGAACGGGAGTACGCGAAAGAAATTGATACAACTGCTCCGCTAGAAGAGCAAGTGATTAGGCTTGCTGAGCTATTTCGAGACCGATTAACCAACCTTGTCTCACAGTGGGTGCGCGTGGGTTATTGCCAGGGCAATTTTAATAGCGATAACTGCGCAGCCGGAGGGTTTACGCTAGATTACGGGCCATTTGGTTTTTGTGAATTTTTTGAAGCAGACTATCAACCATGGACAGGCGGCGGCCGCCACTTCTCGTTTTTAAACCAACCGATAGCGGCGCAAAAGAACTTTGATATGTTCTGTCGCTCACTGATGACTTTACTTGAAGAGAACAGTGCTCAGCTATCACAGCTTAACGCTATTAATGATGGCTTTTCCGGCGTTATGGAACGGGCGATGGAGAGCATGTGGGCAACAAAACTTGGCCTTGCGAGCTACGACCACGACTTGCTTATCAAGCTGCTGCAATTAATGCTGCGCACTGGCGTCGACTACAATATGTTTTTTAGAGAGCTATCGTCGATACCTGAAGATATGGCGAGTTTGACGAAGAGCTTTTACTACCCGCCTAAAGCAGAGGTGATGACAGAATGGGAGGCTTGGTTGCAAAGCTGGCGTGAGCGGATTGAAAAGGACGCAGAAGCACAGGGCAATCAAACAAACGCTATTGCTACTATTGCAGAGAACATGCAGCAAGCAAACCCTAAATTCACATGGCGTGAATGGCTTATCGTACCTGCTTATAAAGCCGCAGAGAAAGGTGACTTTACTCAAATACACGAACTTCAGAACATCCTCACCGCGCCTTATGATGAGCAATCAGAAGAGGTAGAGAACAAGTATTACCAACTGCGCCCACTTGAATTTTTCAGTGCTGGCGGTGTTGCACACTACAGCTGCTCTTCGTAA
- a CDS encoding M24 family metallopeptidase — translation MNTVIGTKTAQQALDSLVDMTGDLTPITLAEYQARIAKAQHYMQQHDIGALYLNAGTNLAYFTGMQWYASERLVGALLPAEGNVVYLAPAFEIDSLNERKVVEGDIIGWQEHESPYALAMSILNTVNTAGGIKLGVDESTQFFIVDGFTKVLNEPWQIVNGSEVTAHCRMHKSENELALIQRAMDMTLAVHKATASMLYEGISTTEVEAFINDAHKKVGASGNYFCIVLFGKATSFPHGVKDPQVLKKNDLVLIDTGCKVHGYLSDITRTYCFGEPTDKQRALWESEKRAQLAAFNAAKVGVPCGDVDKAARDSLAKDGLGPDYNLPGLPHRTGHGIGMDIHEWPYLVKDNPHPLAPGMCFSNEPMIVVPNEFGIRLEDHFYMTDEGPVWFTEPSESIDSL, via the coding sequence ATGAACACAGTTATCGGCACAAAGACAGCACAACAAGCACTAGATAGTCTTGTCGACATGACAGGCGACCTAACACCCATCACTCTTGCTGAGTATCAGGCCCGAATTGCCAAAGCACAGCATTACATGCAACAGCATGACATAGGCGCGCTTTACTTAAACGCGGGCACTAACTTAGCGTATTTTACAGGCATGCAGTGGTACGCCAGTGAGCGTTTAGTGGGGGCGCTTCTACCCGCAGAGGGGAACGTTGTTTACCTAGCTCCTGCGTTTGAAATTGACTCTTTGAACGAACGCAAAGTAGTGGAAGGGGATATTATCGGTTGGCAAGAGCACGAAAGCCCTTACGCACTTGCCATGTCTATTCTGAATACCGTCAATACGGCGGGTGGCATAAAATTAGGCGTTGATGAATCTACCCAATTTTTTATTGTTGATGGGTTTACCAAGGTGCTGAATGAACCTTGGCAAATTGTGAATGGTTCAGAGGTTACCGCGCATTGCCGCATGCACAAGTCAGAAAATGAGCTTGCGCTAATTCAGCGGGCCATGGACATGACCCTTGCTGTGCACAAAGCCACTGCCAGTATGCTTTATGAAGGTATTTCCACCACAGAAGTTGAAGCATTTATTAACGATGCGCATAAGAAAGTGGGGGCCAGCGGTAACTATTTTTGCATTGTGCTGTTTGGTAAAGCAACCTCGTTTCCCCACGGCGTTAAAGACCCGCAAGTATTAAAGAAAAACGACTTAGTATTGATTGATACTGGCTGTAAAGTACATGGCTACCTCTCTGATATCACTCGAACCTATTGTTTCGGTGAGCCGACAGATAAACAGCGTGCACTATGGGAAAGCGAAAAGCGCGCTCAGCTTGCGGCATTTAACGCTGCAAAGGTCGGTGTACCTTGTGGTGACGTGGATAAAGCCGCCCGAGATAGCTTAGCGAAAGACGGCTTAGGGCCAGATTATAATTTACCGGGTTTGCCCCATCGAACAGGGCATGGCATTGGTATGGATATTCACGAATGGCCGTATTTGGTTAAAGACAATCCTCATCCGTTAGCACCTGGCATGTGTTTTAGTAACGAGCCTATGATAGTGGTGCCAAACGAGTTCGGTATTCGCTTAGAAGACCACTTCTATATGACCGACGAGGGCCCAGTATGGTTTACTGAGCCTAGTGAATCTATCGACTCTTTGTAA
- a CDS encoding MBL fold metallo-hydrolase RNA specificity domain-containing protein gives MATLTFLGAVEGVTGSMHLLKTEHSTLLLDCGLYQGRRDEEAKNHEPLPIDVSQVDAVILSHAHLDHSGRLPILLREGYCGPIYMTRPTVELIEVLLKDAASLQERDAEWENKRRQRSGKPLIEPLYRQEEVDGVMKQCKSTRYHTKRKITQDVEINFADAGHILGSAIVEIFITENGQSKKLVFSGDLGNSQAALLRDPDIVTEADVVLLESTYGDRNHRSMEETLDEFEQVILEASENGGNILIPSFAVGRTQEIIFRLGELYQQGKLTHQKVYLDSPMAIAVTEIYHRYQDVYNEEDFDAIEESAERAHSHNQSLHSLLPILSYTTSTEESIALNKVVSGAIIIAGSGMCNGGRIRHHLKQNLWRKQSHVIFVGFQAMGTPGRKMVDGATRIKMAGEDIAIRAQIHTLGGFSAHASQSQLINWLSHFEKTPKIYLVHGEEGAKQTLCSAIKEKGWEATIPHLNETLSF, from the coding sequence ATGGCAACACTAACTTTTTTAGGCGCGGTGGAGGGGGTGACAGGATCTATGCACCTACTAAAAACTGAGCATAGTACTTTGCTTTTAGATTGCGGTCTGTACCAAGGTAGGCGAGATGAAGAAGCTAAAAATCACGAGCCTCTACCTATCGATGTGAGTCAAGTTGACGCTGTTATTCTATCCCATGCACACCTAGATCATTCTGGCCGTTTACCTATTTTGTTACGAGAAGGGTATTGCGGGCCTATTTACATGACACGGCCGACCGTTGAGCTAATAGAAGTGCTGTTAAAGGATGCGGCTTCTTTACAAGAGCGCGACGCCGAATGGGAAAATAAACGCCGCCAGCGCTCGGGTAAACCGCTCATCGAACCTTTGTACCGGCAAGAAGAAGTGGACGGCGTTATGAAGCAGTGTAAATCGACTCGCTATCATACCAAACGTAAAATCACGCAAGACGTTGAAATTAATTTTGCCGATGCGGGGCATATTCTGGGTTCAGCGATAGTGGAAATATTTATCACTGAAAATGGGCAGAGTAAAAAGTTGGTCTTTTCTGGTGACCTTGGAAATTCACAGGCTGCATTACTTCGCGACCCAGATATCGTTACTGAAGCCGATGTGGTACTTCTTGAATCTACCTATGGTGACCGCAATCACCGTTCAATGGAAGAGACGCTCGATGAGTTTGAACAGGTTATTCTTGAAGCCAGTGAGAATGGCGGCAACATTCTTATTCCATCATTTGCAGTAGGGCGTACCCAAGAGATAATTTTTCGCCTGGGCGAGCTGTATCAGCAGGGCAAACTTACCCATCAAAAAGTGTATTTAGACAGCCCTATGGCCATTGCAGTTACGGAAATTTACCATCGCTATCAAGATGTGTACAACGAAGAGGACTTCGACGCTATTGAAGAAAGTGCCGAGCGAGCACACAGCCACAACCAAAGCTTACACTCCTTGTTGCCTATTTTGAGTTATACCACCTCTACAGAAGAATCGATTGCGCTTAATAAAGTGGTGAGTGGCGCAATAATTATTGCCGGCAGCGGTATGTGTAACGGCGGGCGTATTCGCCACCACTTAAAACAAAACCTGTGGCGCAAGCAATCTCATGTAATTTTTGTTGGCTTTCAGGCCATGGGCACGCCGGGGCGAAAAATGGTAGATGGCGCAACGCGTATCAAAATGGCCGGAGAGGATATTGCTATTCGCGCGCAAATCCATACCTTAGGTGGGTTTTCTGCCCATGCCAGTCAATCTCAGCTTATCAATTGGCTATCGCATTTCGAAAAAACACCGAAGATATACTTGGTGCATGGTGAAGAGGGCGCTAAACAAACCTTGTGTAGCGCCATTAAAGAAAAGGGATGGGAAGCAACAATACCTCATTTGAACGAAACATTATCGTTCTAA
- a CDS encoding GGDEF domain-containing protein, translated as MSYSKWAFRGIEIGMVLEMSLLSISLAFNYKQVQQARLSAERDARLDPLTSLYNRRAFEDLVYPIWELGKRSNKHMSVLLIDLDWLKRINDKFGHDMGDKVLQNVAKEIKGQVRGSDITFRWGGEEFLVFLPNTRANYAKQIAENLRLHLFSHDINKLVRVTVSIGVSGSYPGEDDLNVLIKEADQALYLAKAQGRNKVVLWNERKE; from the coding sequence GTGAGCTATTCGAAATGGGCATTTCGCGGTATCGAAATTGGTATGGTTTTAGAAATGTCTTTGCTGTCGATTTCTCTGGCCTTCAATTACAAGCAAGTACAACAGGCACGCTTGAGTGCCGAACGAGATGCGCGATTAGACCCGCTCACCTCGCTTTACAACCGACGGGCATTTGAAGATTTGGTCTATCCCATTTGGGAATTAGGAAAACGCAGTAATAAACACATGTCGGTTTTACTTATCGATTTAGACTGGCTTAAGCGTATCAACGACAAATTTGGCCACGATATGGGCGATAAAGTGCTGCAAAACGTGGCTAAAGAGATAAAGGGCCAAGTGAGAGGGTCGGATATAACCTTTCGCTGGGGCGGTGAGGAATTTTTGGTGTTTTTACCCAATACCCGGGCTAATTACGCCAAGCAAATTGCAGAGAACTTAAGGCTACATCTATTTAGCCATGATATTAATAAGTTGGTTAGGGTGACGGTGAGTATTGGCGTTTCTGGCTCGTACCCGGGAGAAGATGATCTAAACGTTTTGATAAAAGAGGCTGATCAAGCGCTCTACTTAGCCAAAGCCCAAGGGCGAAATAAAGTTGTGCTTTGGAATGAGAGGAAAGAGTAA
- a CDS encoding response regulator, giving the protein MNILIVDDHAVVREGYKALLNAMMPDCRIFDAENGAQTHRLLASSDIEILILDINLSNESGLVLAKIFLKRHPDLKIIFFSMFEALLLKSMELNQEATI; this is encoded by the coding sequence ATGAATATCCTCATTGTAGACGACCACGCCGTGGTAAGAGAGGGCTACAAAGCATTGCTTAACGCCATGATGCCTGATTGTCGTATTTTTGATGCTGAAAACGGCGCGCAAACCCATCGTTTATTAGCCAGTAGTGACATTGAGATCTTAATCCTAGACATAAACCTTTCAAATGAAAGTGGCCTTGTTTTAGCCAAGATTTTTTTGAAGCGACATCCAGATTTAAAAATCATCTTTTTCAGCATGTTCGAGGCTTTGTTGCTTAAATCGATGGAACTAAATCAAGAAGCGACGATCTGA
- a CDS encoding IS5 family transposase, whose amino-acid sequence MPKPRYKTTNWKQYNKALINRGSLTFWIDEEAIVEWKQNKQGKRGRPRRFSDLAITTALMVKRVFSMPLRALQGFLDSVFKLANIPLVCPHYTCISRRAKEVEVSFKTKNRGPIQHLAIGATGLKVYGEGEWKVKKHGTDGKRKVWRKLHIAVDTHTHEIVAAELSLSNVTDAEVLPNLLKQTRRKIIEISGDGAYDTKGCYDAIRIKRAVPLIPPREGAAFWERGHPRNLAVGCQKLYGSNKMWKKQYGYHKRSLSETAMYRVKQLLGGKLSLRNYNAQVGETYAMIKALNKLTGLGMPETQYIV is encoded by the coding sequence ATGCCTAAACCTCGTTATAAAACAACTAACTGGAAGCAGTACAATAAAGCCTTAATTAACCGTGGTTCTCTGACCTTTTGGATTGATGAGGAAGCGATAGTCGAGTGGAAGCAAAACAAACAAGGCAAGCGTGGTAGACCTCGCCGATTCAGCGACTTAGCCATTACTACCGCACTGATGGTGAAGCGCGTTTTCTCTATGCCATTGAGAGCGCTGCAAGGTTTTCTAGACTCAGTATTTAAGCTGGCTAACATCCCGCTTGTTTGCCCACACTACACCTGTATAAGCCGCCGAGCTAAGGAAGTTGAGGTTTCATTTAAAACCAAAAACAGAGGACCAATACAACATCTAGCCATTGGTGCTACTGGTCTTAAGGTTTATGGCGAAGGTGAATGGAAGGTCAAGAAGCATGGTACTGATGGGAAGCGCAAAGTATGGCGTAAGCTGCACATCGCAGTAGATACGCACACCCACGAAATCGTCGCAGCAGAGCTGAGTTTGTCTAACGTAACCGATGCCGAAGTGCTCCCTAACTTGCTAAAGCAGACACGTCGTAAAATCATTGAGATATCAGGTGATGGTGCTTATGACACAAAGGGTTGCTATGATGCTATACGAATCAAACGAGCGGTTCCGCTTATCCCGCCACGAGAAGGGGCAGCCTTCTGGGAACGTGGGCATCCTCGCAATTTAGCGGTAGGTTGTCAGAAGCTTTACGGCTCGAACAAGATGTGGAAAAAGCAGTACGGCTATCACAAGCGCTCGCTATCAGAGACAGCAATGTATCGAGTGAAACAGTTGTTAGGTGGGAAATTAAGCCTGAGAAACTACAACGCTCAAGTTGGCGAGACTTACGCTATGATCAAGGCGCTGAATAAGCTTACAGGGTTAGGTATGCCTGAAACTCAGTATATCGTTTAA